Below is a genomic region from Pseudomonas svalbardensis.
AACACCAACTATGTCGGCAATGTGGATACGGTCCCACATGATCGCCTGCATCAGCTGGCGGTTGTACTTCATGACTGGCGTCTGACCAGTGTGGAAGCTGTGGGATTTGGCCCAGCCCAGACCAAAGCGGATGCTCAGGCTACCCATCTTCGCGGCTGCGTCGACTGCACCCGGATCTTCAGTCACGTACAGGCCTGGGATACCGATTTTGCCGGCAACCCGAACCACGCCCATCAGCGAGTTGAGCACGGTGGCCGGAGCCTCGTGTTTCACGCCGTCATGGCCGTGACCGCGCGCTTCGAAGCCTACGGCGTCGACGGCACAATCCACTTCAGGCTCGCCCAGCAGCGCAGCGATCTGTTCGTGCAACGGGGTGTCCAGGGACAGGTCGGCGATTTCGAAACCCTGAGCCTTGGCGTGCGCCAAGCGGACGGTGTTGACGTCACCGATGATCACCACTGCCGCGCCCAACAGGCGAGCGGAAGCGGCAGCTGCCAGACCGACCGGACCGGCACCGGCGATGTACACCGTGCTACCTGGGCCAACGCCGGCCGTCACTGCGCCGTGGTAACCGGTCGGCAGGATGTCGGAGAGGCAGGTCAGGTCGCGGATTTTTTCCATCGCGCGATCGCGATCCGGGAGTTTCAGCAGGTTGAAGTCGGCATACGGCACCATCGCGTATTCAGCCTGACCGCCGGTCCAGTCGCCCATGTCGACATAACCGTAAGCACCGCCCGGACGCGCCGGGTTAACGCTGAGGCAGACGCCGGTGTGCATTTCCTTGCAGGAACGGCAGCGCCCGCACGCTACGTTGAACGGTACGGAAACCAGGTCGCCGATCTGCAGGTTCTCGACGTCGCTGCCCTTCTCGATCACTTCACCGGTGATTTCGTGGCCCAGTACGAGGCCGGTTTGAGCGGTGGTACGGCCGCGCACCATGTGCTGGTCGGAACCACAGATGTTGGTGGACACCACACGCAGGATGACAGCGTGGTTAATCTTCCTGCCGCGCGGGTCCTGCATTTTGGGATAGTCGATTTTCTGTATTTCGACTTTGCCGTTGCCGAGATACACCACACCACGATTGCCAGACATGCTTTCACCTCGCTGTTGTTTTTATGTAGCGGTCGCGTCGCCATGGATCGGCGGCGCGTTGATTGCTCGGGTTATTGCTTGTGTGTCTTGTGTTGTCTGTAAGGGCCTCATCGCGAGCAGGCTCGCTCCCACAATGGATCTTTGGTGTGTCCGAGATCTGTGCACTGACACAAATCCCTGTGGGAGCGAGCCTGCTCGCGATGGCGATCTAAAGAACGACCGTGCGATTGGCGTTCAAAAACACTCGTCGCTCGATGTGATAACCAACGGCCCGCGCCAAGGTCAGCCCTTCGATATCCCGCCCTTTGGCGATCAGGTCTTCGGGGTAGTGACTGTGGTCCACGGCCTCTACGCCTTGGGCAATGATCGGGCCTTCGTCCAGGTCGTTGTTGATGTAATGCGCCGTGGCACCCACTAGCTTCACGCCCTTGTTGTAGGCCTGGTGATAAGGCTTGGCGCCCTTGAAACCCGGCAGCAGGGAGTGATGGATGTTGATCGCCTTGCCGTCGAGTTTGCGGCACAGCTCTGGCGACAGGACTTGCATGTAACGGGCAAGGATCACCAGTTCGGCGCCGGACTCTTCGATCACCTGCCAGACCTGACGTTCCTGGGACGGTTTGTCGTTCGGGTCCAGCGGGAAGTGGTAGTACGGAATCTGGTGCCAGTCCGCCAACGGCTTGAGGTCCGGGTGGTTGGAGACCACGGCGGCCACATCCATCGACAATTGACCGATGCGCTGGCGGTAGAGCAAATCGTTGAGGCAGTGATCGGCCTTGGAGACCATGATCACCACTTTTGGTCGATGGTGCGGCGGTGTCAGTTCGAAGATCATGCCGAAGGCTTGGCCGCGTTCTTCGAGGCCAGCGCGGAAGGCTTGTTCGTCAAAGCCGTCGGGCTGGCGGAATTCCACGCGAATGAAGAAACGGCCCGAGAGCCGATCATCGAAGGAATGGTGCTCGGTGACGTAGCAGCCCTGCTCGAACAGAAAGCGGGTCACCGCGTCCACGGTGCCGAGGACGCTTGGGCAGTCGGCGGTCAGAATCCATGTGTCTGGGGCGCGGCTCATAGTGCGGT
It encodes:
- the fdhA gene encoding formaldehyde dehydrogenase, glutathione-independent, translating into MSGNRGVVYLGNGKVEIQKIDYPKMQDPRGRKINHAVILRVVSTNICGSDQHMVRGRTTAQTGLVLGHEITGEVIEKGSDVENLQIGDLVSVPFNVACGRCRSCKEMHTGVCLSVNPARPGGAYGYVDMGDWTGGQAEYAMVPYADFNLLKLPDRDRAMEKIRDLTCLSDILPTGYHGAVTAGVGPGSTVYIAGAGPVGLAAAASARLLGAAVVIIGDVNTVRLAHAKAQGFEIADLSLDTPLHEQIAALLGEPEVDCAVDAVGFEARGHGHDGVKHEAPATVLNSLMGVVRVAGKIGIPGLYVTEDPGAVDAAAKMGSLSIRFGLGWAKSHSFHTGQTPVMKYNRQLMQAIMWDRIHIADIVGVEVISLDDAPRGYGEFDAGVPKKFVIDPHKLFSAA
- the purU gene encoding formyltetrahydrofolate deformylase; this encodes MSRAPDTWILTADCPSVLGTVDAVTRFLFEQGCYVTEHHSFDDRLSGRFFIRVEFRQPDGFDEQAFRAGLEERGQAFGMIFELTPPHHRPKVVIMVSKADHCLNDLLYRQRIGQLSMDVAAVVSNHPDLKPLADWHQIPYYHFPLDPNDKPSQERQVWQVIEESGAELVILARYMQVLSPELCRKLDGKAINIHHSLLPGFKGAKPYHQAYNKGVKLVGATAHYINNDLDEGPIIAQGVEAVDHSHYPEDLIAKGRDIEGLTLARAVGYHIERRVFLNANRTVVL